The Syngnathus scovelli strain Florida chromosome 11, RoL_Ssco_1.2, whole genome shotgun sequence region GTTCCTCTTGGTCCTCGTGTTCTTCGTCCTCACTGCCTCCGTCGCCCAGAAGGATCTCTCTTTGTTTGGACACAGCCTTGGAGGCGGCCTGACGTACCGTTCGCTTTCGGCTGAGATccttgtcgtcgtcgtcgtcgtcgtcgctgCAATCTGCAAACATGGCACCAAAAAATGATCCCTGATCAAACAAAAGAAGAACCTGAAAAGAAGTCCAAAGCAATGCAAATACCAAAGGTTGAAATGCAAGCAATGAATTTAGAGGTGACAAATTTCATCAATAGCTAGCTACATTGAGAATCAATCATTTGGAGCCATTGTTTTTACTTCCCAAATCCTGCAATTTGACCCTAATAAAAGTAAGTATTCTTGGATTTCAAGCCGTTGACACATTTTGCCACACAACACATTACCTGTGTCACGTTTTCTTTTTGGTGTCCTTCTGCTAGGCTTCTCAAGCTTGGGTTTCTTGCCtcttttgattttcttttcttcataATCGCTTCCTCCATCTTCTTCCTCGCCAAAGTCATTTTCTTCGTCGTCACTACCAAAGTCATCTGGAAGACCAAGGAAGTCCACGTCCGGTTTGTTAGCTAGCGCTTTGCAAATCATTAAGATAGGAAGCATGAGTCGTGGTGGACTTACCAGCAGAATCATTTTTGGATTTGGAGAGTTTGTCCTCAGAGTCCTCACTGAAACCAAGATTCAGGAAAAGGACAGAACAAacccaaaaatatataaaatcaaGACATAGATGGGAGTTTGGAAATGACATGTATTTGAATACAACCAGAGAGCTACCATTGattcgtttcttttttttttttctaaaagtacCGGTATTTTTTGCTATGGTGTCATTTTTGCCACCTAAAATTAGCAGCGATACTTTGTGCCAAGCATTATTTTCCTTAGCTATCAAAATCCCTTTGCGGCCATGGGAGATTGTTGGAAAATAATGGCTATTTTGGACTGATCTTCCAACCATATTCCACAGTGTTTTGtctgctggctggccggccggccggcccggcCATAGAGCAAGCAGCTTCTTTTGTTGACTGACTGATGtgtaagtcaaagtcagctttattgtcaatttctccacatgccaaagacacacaaagaaaccgaaatttcgttcccccctatcccacggtgacaagacatggctccgtTTGGGTGTCCTTACCTTTCATCTTGTGAATTCTTGGAGCTCTTGTGCTTCAGCTCACGGGGTGCCGCACTACGCACCTTCTTGGGATTAGCGTCACCGTACTCCTCATCTACACAGAACAACATGTAGCACTAGCCACATAAATAGACCATCCATTCACGACTtgttttcttccttccttccaacgTAGCTGACATTTTGCCTCTCTATTATTTCATCACAGTTGGACTACTTCATTATTACGAATGCCCTGAGAGTGAAATGGCTTGGATGGATGACAACGTTGCATTTTCCATACgatatatgatatgatatgataaaGGCACACCCATGAAAAATCCGAGCGGGAAGAGAGCAAAAAGTGAAACCTCTTACCTGCATCGTCAGACTCGTTGAATTGCGAGTAGTTCACTACTTTTCTGTTCCTGTAAGgacagaagggaaaaaaatgatttagtCGCTCCACAACTTTTCACAAGCGCCTTGTTTCATTTAAACGGAGCCCTGTACAATAGCGTATGAGAAGGAAATGTTTTATAGGAagtcatttaagaaaaaaaagaatactctGTCAACAGAAAATTACCAGCAGCTCACACTGGAGCAAATAGAAACATCATTCCAAAAACATTGGAGAGCTTCAACTTGTGGCTTTCACAAAAACCTGAGTTCATTTCGATAAACATGAAATCTCTTTTTTACAAATTCGATCTCGATACTCGGGGACGGACGGGTGTGATTAAAATGACTCCTTCAAACCATCTTCTCCTCAAATACCTGGATGCAAAAGATGCCCTAAGACGAAAGAAAAACATCTCCCGGCCGGATGTGTCGAAAAATTCAAGGCCAGCGCATTTGAATTCCCGCGTTATTGTGAATCAGCTGTTTACTAGCCATCTTGGTGCAAGTTCCAAGCTACAGTCAGTCGCTGCCGACAAGCTCGTTCCGTGTTATGAAACAAGGTGGATGAAGAGCTGCACGTTATCATTGTCTCTTATTGCAAGCAAGCCAGACACCACGACAACCCTTTCTCCACTATCTCGGAAGAAGAGTGCATGGAATGCCTCAGTTGACATGATTGACAGCTGCCAGTGGACCTGtaccgatggatggatggaaggatggaaggaaggaaggaaggaaggaaggaaggaaggaaggaaggaaggaaggaaggaaggaaggaaggaaggaaggaaggaaggaaggaaggaaggaaggaaggaaggaaggaaggacatcACGCTCAGGAGTGTGACGTGAAGCCGCTCCAAGACAAACAACAATATTTATCTTGTAGTCCGTCGTGTGGTCTGAGAAGGCCACAAAAGCTACTTTGATAAAACGTGTCTTAATAAAAGGCCAAAGGTTAggccaattgtgaaaggaaatagAAAATGGCCAACTTTTCAACTCCAGAGACTTTTTCTCAGTCTTGAGCTGTTACACGTCTCAATTTTGGTAGCTCTTGGACCAAAAGAGCTTATATAAAAAGCAACTCTATAAAAGGCCAAAAATGGGGCCAatttgagagagagaaaaaaaaaatcaaaatggtgGACTTCCTATGATGCAAATGTCTCCAAGAGAACATTTTGGTAGGTATATATTCTCATGTGTGTTGGAGACACAAAATTTGATGCACTGCACCCATCATATAATATTTCAAAAGTCCCCAAATGTTTGCTAGTTGTTGTCGCAGGTCTTAAGACGGTACAACAAAAGTTCGAAGTCAATCAGGTGAATCATCTCGTCCTAGGACAAGGGTGCAAAAGTATAATTATAATGACATTCAAATGATAGTCAAAAACTCATGGctcgctacctgttcattttagACTAAGGCTCCAATAGACTTTTTTTGTACATCCCAGGGTGCAACATGTGCCTGCCAATTTTTGTAGGCCGAGGTCAAACGTACTaggattgttgttgttgtttttttgcactcGAGGTGGCGCTGTAGAGCCACTGTGCTTTAAAATATCGACCTTTTCACCAGGCCCTACGAGTGAGTGTCCAAAGTTTGGCGAGTTTTCATGTATGCTTAGGATGTCAAAAATGCCATcctactggaaaaaaaaaaaaatcatcatttctaCCAAAACGAACAGTAGAAGTcatttcaatgttttttatttcacaACGCGCTATGGTAGAGGGAGCCACTTGAGTCAGGCCCCACCAGCAAAATCATATGAAAATAAAGCCCATTTCACGCCATTGCATCTCTCATTTAGGTCAGTCTAATCAGCAATTTCAGTCCATTCGTATACCCGCACAGCTGGCACGGTCATATTTTCCTTCATAGTAAAAAgctgagagagagagcgagcgagagagagagagcgtgagtgagcgagagagagagaaaaaaagggcAACACGGAGCCTCCAACACGGAGCCTCCATGGGTGCTTGGAAGCATCGGTATTGAAGCAAGGATCAGGCCTTCAACAAACAAATGTTTCGGACTTTCTTACGCAAGGCCTCCACGGTCATCAACGATGCAAATTAAACCAATAGGGGGGAAAACATCCTTACGCCCCAATGTCACTGGGATACTTGCTTGACTAGCGTGCGCGCGTAAGAAGTGAAGCACACCACATTCATgcctacatctttttttttttttgcctccgcGAAAAGCATTCGCtcgcagccgcctccttaaagacAATATGGCGGGCGGAGGCGTGCAACTACGGTGCGAGAGAGAGCTACGTCTGACTGCCGTTGTTGGCCGGCCGTTTGGGGGGACAGACATACCTACCTTACTGGTCTTGACATTATGCTCCAACAGCGTAAACGTTGAAATGGTGACTTCCAGTGGGAGAAGAAAAAGCAGGAGAAGCGAAAATCGACTGGAGAATCCGCTCTGCTGAAATAGCAAGGCAGGCGAGCGAGCgtggagaaaggaaaaaaaaagatataaaaaaaaatagcacagaTACCCAAATCAGAGTAAGCGCTTGAACTCACAAGTACAGTACGACTATCCCTACAAATGTATCAATGTTTACCTTCAGTCACGCTAAACGTTGAATAAAACAAAGTGAAATTGCATACTGCGTGCAACCAAACGTAAATTCAAGGTAGGCGGGTCCTGGCGAATAACCGCCCACCTATACTGGCTATTGAAAGGAGAAGCGCGGCCACTCGCTGCTTCTATTGGCTGATTTGAATCAAcaatttccctttttcattggAGGGCTGCGCTGCCTGCTGATTCATTGACTTCTCCGCGAGCCCGCCCGCGAGCCACCCGCTAGCCGCCCGCGAGCCCCCAGTGGAACTCGAGAAAACCAACacgctccgctccgctccgaGGTTGAAGAACGTAAAAAAGAAACTTGATCACATTCCAACGTATCCTTCAAACGGACATATGCGATAGATGTAGTACATGAAGGAACCGTACGGTATTGTTGACCCAAATGATTGTGCATCACTTCTAGCTCCTGTCATCCTGGCCAACTTGCGGCATTCGCACCCGCGCAACACCTGAGAGCATCACTGACTACATGACGGCAATTTTCAATGCGAATCAAATCAAACTAACGCCAGACGACTTTTTCTTCCGATGAAGCAAGTTGATCGCACCAACGCAATGAAAGACAGACTGGCACAAGGTGCGTTGGATTTGATCCCATCTGTTACGATTGATTCTCTGGCTTCAGGGAATGGGTTACACATTCGCAGTTGGATTGAATTCGTTCAGTCTTTTGTTTGCAATTGTCTGTTCTTTTTGGCAATTCCCGGGAGGTTGGAGTCGGTGGCGGCTGATGAATAGCCCCCGCTATCCAGCGGCAGAGGTGCGTCACTCAGGTGGTCCTCGACATCTTCCAAAGAGGCACGCGGCATGTCAcgtacgatgatgatgacgacgtgaTGACAGCTGTTTGGGGCACATCCATTTTCATGCGTGGAGTCAAAAGAGAACACTTGCTGTTTCCCACTGTTTATTACAGTAACAAAGACAATATTGGCCACGTAAACGATTCAAGAGTCAGCAACACCAGCACGTCcgactcacagttcagaggtccgGGGCTCCAAAAACACGCGCGGTAGGCCGACTGACCGCTCCAAATGATTTGCGAGTGAGTGTGAATGGCTGTTTGTCTAGGTGccacctgcaattggctggaaaCTAGTTCTGGGTGTCCCTTGCCTCCTCCCCGACATCAGCTGGGATAGTAGAACTGGATGACTGGATGGACAAAAATCAGAAATGCTTCAAAATACACCTGCACACTTGAAACCTGTGCAAGATGTGACGTCACAGCTTTAAGACACTCTCAATGGGTTTCATTTCTTCAGTGGACAGCGGTAACAGGTTGTAGCCTCTCAGCTCGGGCTTTCCTGCAAAAATGTAAAGAGAAAAAGAGCGTCATTGCGTTTCTGTAACGAGAATCTTGCCACTTTCTGCTTGGTATATGCTGTATTTCATCATGTTGTGGTATGGGAAATTGGATATGCTTTTCTTACCTTGCGTCTTATTTAGATGATTGACATTTGCTTTCAGTCCTTGGCGGAGGTGATTGAGTTCACTGTCCAACTGGTCCTGATCTACACACAAGCAATCCAAAATGAAAAGCAAGTTACACATGCAAGGTTGTTGCTGCGCCATTTCAATTGAAAGTTGGTGCCTGGCGTGGTGTGCCATTTCAATTGGATATGTTTTCAAAAGGAAAGAATGCTTTAGCACGACAAGAGTTCAATTCTCACTGAAACTCATGTTGGCAGTCAGTTGCATTGACAGAAGAGTACACGTCACGGCGCGTGGTCAGCCTCAATTACCTTTCTGAATCATTTCTTTGGCCGTGGACTTGGGCAATTTGATGAACGTATTTCCAAAGCAAACCTTGACTTTATCTGCAAGTGACGGACGGGAACGAGTGAGTCGTTGCCAATACACACATGTCATATGTCATGAACTTTGAAATCACGGGATCACCAACCTGAACACATCTTTCTCAGTGCATTCAGTGCTTCTCTGTTTCCGTTTCTCTTCATATCCAGGTCAATCATCTTCGATGCAAACACACATGGAAGAGATCACAGACTTGGATTGAATGAAGTGTCAGTTTCACGACGTGCTTCTTAACTTCAAGTAACACTGCGACTTGTGTCAACAAACACAACTAGCATCCGCTATCCCGGCACGCAAGGCGACGACGTGCTTCTTAACTTCAAGTAACACTCCGACTTGTGTAAACAAACACAACTAGCATCCGCTATCCCAGAATgcaaggcgcgccggcccgaccgaccgaccccgattgttgttgctgttgtttcgTTGAACGCGCACGGCACACGTTACAAGACATTTACCTGTTGTTTGGTGGTCAGAACTTGTTCCGCCGCCTCCTCAACCTCTGTCAAATAGTCCACTACACGCTGCGATTCCCAATCCATTGCAGTTTGTCAACTCAGCAATCGACGAGCACGACGTCCGCGGCGGCGCCCTCTGAGGGAGCGCGATTCAAAGCCGAACCTCGGAAAAGCTAGTCAATCTCAATTTTTGATTGAAACTTTGTCGATCATCGCTGCTCTGTTCGTTAGCACCATTGCGGCTctttccagcgagcccggccggcaAAGCGTCAACGGAGGAAGGAGGAAATACAAatgcttggctttttttttttttaaagacacaaatctttatttaaaaaaaaaacgagcacaAACCCCCCCCCAGCAAACCATATCTTTAGGACTTCAAATGAATAGAAATGAGTTCAGCGTACAACTTTTTAGGTAAATTCGTTTTACAAATAATTATAGTCTTACAATGATTTGTAGTCATTTCTAATTTTGCTACATGGAAATGATTAAAGTGTGAAAGCGTGTGTTTCTCATTGCCATAGTTAATAAAGCTTCTTTCCAACTCGTCCCGCGTATCTTCAATCTATAACTTGCCTCGGCTGGTAACATCTCATTTTTAGCCCATCTGATGAAATACATTTTGACACAATATCAATAATAGCTGATATTTTAGCGTGGCCTGGTGGATTTATCAATGCGAGTTTGGTAGGTTGGACACAGTCAACATTCAAACATATTGCATTTCGATGTACATTTGCTGGATCAAAACTGCTAAGAAAGTTGTCGCTGCAGTTCTCGCATCCGTTCCCGTGACTCAATCTTGATCCGGCGATGGCAGGTTGGCTGCAAATGACCTCCTGCTGGTTTGATGGGAGTTTTTCGCAGGTGTTCTACACATCCAAAAGTGGAAAATCCGGGCCATTTTGACGACAACAATAACAATGCTTCGGATGGGTTTATTAGTCTGTGCCATAGCTCAAGATACGCCAAATCAACATAGTCTACAGAACCTTAACACATGCCAATACATTTTCACACACATGATCTCATGTAAGttcacatatcagaaaacgcaAGTTGTGGAAAATTCGGAAAACGTGAACGTGCGTGGTGTCAGTAGTAAGACAGAATGTAAAGAGCAAAGTGACATGCAAAGCATTGCAAAACGAAGGCAAAGACGCCATGATGTAAACATAGAGAAAACGTCCGCGTTTGCACGGCTCTATTTGAATGCACTTGGgttgaagataaaaaaaaaaaagaatttgaatTGCCACTTTCCACCGTCACCCTTTCGGTATGATGTTGCGGCACCCTGTGCTGCTACGCAATGAAGCTTGAGCTTTCCTGTCCACACCAACGACAGCGAGAAACCAATGGCTGGATCGCTATGGTCCCAGTCGACGGTCTACGCAAGTCAGGGATCGAAAAGATTACTAGTCAAACTTGGCTGTCGTTTTTAGGAAAACACTGTATAGTGGCATGGAAGGAATGgtgtgctcgctcgctcgctcgctcggtcggTCACTCTAGGTCTTGAAGGTTGATTGTGCTTTCAGTGAATTGCGAGTCATCAGAGCCACTGTTTTCTTCTGTGCTTACTGTGGTTTCCTGTGAGGAAAAGACCAAGACGTTTGTATCAAagcgcaaacacaaacaaagcgcaAACACAAACAACCCGGCCGGCCTCCCGTTTTCTGCATCGCAAATAGGATCCGATCCCAAAAATGCCAACGGAGCATTGCGGCGTGACTATTCAAGAAAAGCTTTGTCAAACAACATACCTGTAAAATGTTGACCGGAAGGTCAACGGTGAGCTGAGAGTGAGAGGCGGACGGCTGGGAGGTGAGCTGAAAAGCTAGGTCTCCATCGCTACCCGGCTCATCCTGAACAAAGGTTTCACAAGTGGATGGGGGAGAACTCAGCAGGCGGGCTCCGCTCGCTATAATATCCAAATGACAGCTTGAGCTCACGTTCAAACGGCACGCTGCAATCTCACCTGGAGTAGCTGAATTTGGACAAACTGCGCACTCGAGTCGCGCAGATGAAGGCCTCCAAAAGACGCTGCGGCTCCTCCTTCACTGTAGCGGGCACTGGACGGAGTGGATTTGGCTCCTTTTGCTTTTCTCTGACTTGCTCCAGAGTCCCCTGAACAGAGCGAGATGAGTGCGATGAAGTCGCTTGATGTTTTTGCAAAAGCCCCAGTCGATGGCGTGGCTTCACATCATAGCTACAGATGCTCTGCCTTACCAGAGAGCGCAGGGCAAATCAGCTTCCTCCTCTTGGCCAGCTGAATAGCTCTGTAGTCCGTCCTTGCCGAGCCGCCGTTctggcaaaaagaaaaagaaagaaagaaaagaattcTGGTCACTACATTGAGTTACAAGCAAAGCCGTATTGTTTCTCTGCTAAATGCATCTTAGACCGCAGGCTAAACATGTGTCCAGTAACACCTCCTCCGTTCATGAACAAATcaatcttctttctttttttcagacAACACGACTTCAGTTTGGAAGTACCTGGACACCGCTCCGAGTCCCGAGCCCTCGGTGGCCACCCGCCTCCGCCGGCTTCGTAGGTGAGGCCAACAGTTCCGAAACGGGGGCAACCGCCAAGGAGGCCGCAGGTTCCATCCCGAGGGCGCCGAGCGGCTGCTCGAGCGCGGGCTCGCTAAGGGAACCGGGAGCCCGGACGGCGAGAGACGTGAGCGCGCCGAGGGCCTCCGGCGTGACACTCTGTACGTCGTCCAGATTGAGGGTGCCCTGAGGGGGTAGAACGTCACCCCCCACCGCGCCGCCCAAACTGCGACGAGGACCCATTTCAATACCGAGAGGGTCCGCGGGCCTGGCCGCAGTGCCGTTCGAAACGGCCAGAGCCGCGCCGCCGACTGCGGACGGTTCGATAGCGAGGATGCCCGAAGTGACCAGGGAGAGGTCCATAGTGAAAGTGCCGCTGGAAATGGAGTGGCTCCCACCGACGCCGACGCTGGCAGGAGACGTGCCGCTGCTCCCGGACACGTTAGAGAAAAGCGAGCTCAGGTCCAAGTTAGTCAGCTGCTCGCTTCCAGGAAGACTTGACCCGGGAACTGTTACTGGAGTGGGGCTAATGAGCTCACTGCTGGGGGTCAGAGTGGGCGTGCTCTCCATCTGGCTGAGAACATCTACGACAGAAAAGGCGCAGGCTTCAAACGAGTCCTCAAGAAGAAATTCACAAGGAAAAGAATGTTTACTGACCAGGGCTGAGCTGATGCTGTCTCAGCATGTGACTCTTAAGGGTGCTGCGGGAGGAGAAGTGCTTGGGGCAGTTTGACACGGGACATCGAGTCCTGAGGGTGCTGGCGTCCTCCTTATGTTTTTTGGTGTGGATGTAGAGGCTGCTGCGAGCTGAAAATTTTGCATTACAACCTGAAAGAGAGCACAGACCGAAATGAAACTTGACACGGTGAACCGTTGCGCCCCAACGTGGACGCAAACTTACTTACTGAACTGCCCTGAAAACGTTCGTATTTGGCCGATTCAATCGGTACAATACCTTCCGCGTGGCACTGGAAGGGCTTGGTGCCGAGATGCGTGATGGTGTGACCTTTGAGGTGCTCTGCTCGGGTAAACGATTTCCCGCAACCTTCTTCGGTGCAGACGAAGCGGCGATCGTCGTCGTGTTTGCTGTTAAAGGACCGCTGGAGTCtgtgactttttgttttcagcgaGAACGGGTGCATCGATGAAGAGCGACTTACCGTTTGTGACGGAGCAATTTTGACATACTTGTAAAGGACCAGCCGCAGCCCTCGGAGTCGCAAACAAAAGGCCTCTCACCTGCAAAGGGGCGAAGAAGGAAATGAATGGAGTTTAGCAGTCAGTCGGGGGAGTGCGCTTGCTtaaggcgggcgggcaggctggCAGGGGAGGTGGAGTTCCCGTTCTCGCTCCCGCTCCCCTAAGCTACACGTGCAGCACATCTACGCTCAATGACAGGAGAGTCAACCTGCTGCCACCGATTCTCTGACGGGAGTCAATGTCTTTCATTATGATCGGCTCCATAATCCATCACCGCGCCAAGCACGTCGTCTCGTCAAGCGTCAACTTACCGGTGTGACTTCGCAAATGGATCTTGAGGCGACAGGCCTTGTCGTACATCTTGGCACATCCCGGGTAGGTGCAGGTGAAATGGCCCGTCTCTCTGAAGTGAGTGCGGTTGTGCGAGTAGAGAGCGCTGAAGGTGATGAACGTTTTCTCGCAGCCTGAAACGAGTAGAAATGGACAAGCGGCGTCACAAATGAGACATGGATCAATAAGGCCGGCGTCAAAACTTGGCTCATTTCAGGCTCCCGCTAAGCCCTCAGTCTCCGTTTGAAGCACTCGGCGTTGCCCGTCCTAGATTTGAGATGTTTTCTGCAACATCAGCGTCTGTTCCCTACCTGGGAATTCACACTTGTGGGGCCTCTGCGGCTCAAAGTGGACCCTCTGGTGATTGGCGAGACGCGTGGCGCTGCGAAACCTCTCGTTGCAGATCTCACAGACGAAGGCGTCGTCCTGCTCGTGGACTTTGGTATGAGCCTTAAGGTTGTAGACGGTGGTGAAGCAGCGGCCGCAGCCTTCAAAGTGACACGTATGCGGCCGTTGCTTGTTATGGGACTGAAGATGCCGCTTGAGTTTGTAGGACGTGGCAAAAGCCCAGCCGCAGCCTTCCACCGTGCATCGGTAGGGCCGTGGGTCTTCGGCGTGGTTCAGGAGGTGAACCTTCAGTTTTTGCCGCGTGTCAAACGTACACGAGCATCCCGTTTGCGGGCAGGCAAAAGAAACAGCCGTCGCTCTGCTGCTGCGGAAAAGGACTCCGCCGCATTTCGAGTCTTTGTTTGTGATGCTAGGTGCTGCGCTAACCAAACGGCTTTGGGGTTCTTCTTCACGCAAGACTTCGGCGGTGGCGGCCTCCTGCTTGACAACAGAGCTGGAGTGAAGAGCGGGACTCGAGGTGGGGGGAGCGATGTTGCCCATGGTCACAGAGTCACATCTGGACAAGCCTGGCCTGCCCTCTTCCTGGTGGCTGGACACTGCCAATGTAGTACTGATCTTCCCAATTGCTTTGGTGCCGCCGTCATAGTTGAGAAGAACAATATCTTCGTGACCTTTCATTCCTAAATGCTCCTTTAAGCTGACCAAATCGTCCTCTTTGTGAACATATCCGTCAGACGGGGCAGCGAGAGTCAGCGTTCCGTTCTCGATGGTCACCACGATGGTCTGATTGTTGATCATAATGGTTCCAGAAAAGGTTCCGTTGGAATCGGGATTTGAGGAGAGAGCGGCGGCAGGATTGGCAACGTCATCCAAAATTAACTGCGAGGCCTTGGCGGTTTCCACAAAGTCCGAACTTGCGGAAATGAAAGCATCATTCCGAGCCTGAAAGGAAAACGCCTTCCCTTCCCCGTTTTCGGTACACAGCTGACCGCATAATTTCTCGCCATATTTGTTGGTCAAAACAACGTCTTCCACTGTGTGGTAATCGTCTGTTGCTTTAGTACCGACCTTGGTTGTTAAAGAGCTGTTGGTAAAATGATCCTCAACTTGGGTCGAGTCGGACCCATCCGGATGTTGGGTGGAAGCGCAAAGAAGCCCGTGGCTAGCGTTTGCGAACTCCACGGGAGTAGCTTTCGGGCACTCAAATCCTCGTCTTTTCATTTTGTCCCACATTTTAGACGAGGAGCCTAGTCGATGTCTGTCCCTCTCACCGTTCCAATCATCTTGATAAACATTAAAAACTAGATAGAGCTCTTgggcgttgttgttgttgttgctgctgctgctgctctcctTCGATGCGATTCTATCCAGCCCGGGGAGGTTGTGGCTTGTCAGTGACGGCTGCTTGGAGGCTCCGTTGCCACGCTGATGCCGCAAAACTGGAAATGGTAACgttagctgctgctgctgctgcggcggctGCTGCTCCTCAAGCGCGAGTTCCTCTTCCCCTTGGGGTGGAAGCGACGGCGGCGCCGCCATTTGCAATGTCGAATCCGCGTCCTCGACTTGGGCGGCTCTCCGAGCAGAAATGACCAAAGTAGACGTAGTCACGATGCCCTGGTTCTTGCCGTCTTCCTCTGGGCTCACGTTGCAAAGTAGCCTGT contains the following coding sequences:
- the pdrg1 gene encoding p53 and DNA damage-regulated protein 1 isoform X1, which produces MDWESQRVVDYLTEVEEAAEQVLTTKQQMIDLDMKRNGNREALNALRKMCSDKVKVCFGNTFIKLPKSTAKEMIQKDCLCVDQDQLDSELNHLRQGLKANVNHLNKTQGKPELRGYNLLPLSTEEMKPIESVLKL
- the nucks1a gene encoding nuclear ubiquitous casein and cyclin-dependent kinase substrate 1a, coding for MSRPVRNRKVVNYSQFNESDDADEEYGDANPKKVRSAAPRELKHKSSKNSQDESEDSEDKLSKSKNDSADDFGSDDEENDFGEEEDGGSDYEEKKIKRGKKPKLEKPSRRTPKRKRDTDCSDDDDDDDKDLSRKRTVRQAASKAVSKQREILLGDGGSEDEEHEDQEEPYLDPDESGSDEDFMVEDDDDSDYGQSKKRSKKVIRRGRMDKEKKSPKPRLKATVNPSPMKVKGKGHTTTTKALEKSSPKEEEDDPESPLEEEEGEAEKKESSPAPKMTKKGAGEEQEQEQEEEEEEEEEEEEEGGSEEEAPSGED
- the si:dkey-156n14.3 gene encoding zinc finger protein ZXDC, encoding MEIQGLCDASNFHSQHGAPHADTSSASGPLCVSIYRFRSPQDEADLQLEPSEFEINNNNTPRASPLRLLAENGSEVDFSPVNKLRLGDENNIHNRLLCNVSPEEDGKNQGIVTTSTLVISARRAAQVEDADSTLQMAAPPSLPPQGEEELALEEQQPPQQQQQLTLPFPVLRHQRGNGASKQPSLTSHNLPGLDRIASKESSSSSNNNNNAQELYLVFNVYQDDWNGERDRHRLGSSSKMWDKMKRRGFECPKATPVEFANASHGLLCASTQHPDGSDSTQVEDHFTNSSLTTKVGTKATDDYHTVEDVVLTNKYGEKLCGQLCTENGEGKAFSFQARNDAFISASSDFVETAKASQLILDDVANPAAALSSNPDSNGTFSGTIMINNQTIVVTIENGTLTLAAPSDGYVHKEDDLVSLKEHLGMKGHEDIVLLNYDGGTKAIGKISTTLAVSSHQEEGRPGLSRCDSVTMGNIAPPTSSPALHSSSVVKQEAATAEVLREEEPQSRLVSAAPSITNKDSKCGGVLFRSSRATAVSFACPQTGCSCTFDTRQKLKVHLLNHAEDPRPYRCTVEGCGWAFATSYKLKRHLQSHNKQRPHTCHFEGCGRCFTTVYNLKAHTKVHEQDDAFVCEICNERFRSATRLANHQRVHFEPQRPHKCEFPGCEKTFITFSALYSHNRTHFRETGHFTCTYPGCAKMYDKACRLKIHLRSHTGERPFVCDSEGCGWSFTSMSKLLRHKRKHDDDRRFVCTEEGCGKSFTRAEHLKGHTITHLGTKPFQCHAEGCNAKFSARSSLYIHTKKHKEDASTLRTRCPVSNCPKHFSSRSTLKSHMLRQHQLSPDVLSQMESTPTLTPSSELISPTPVTVPGSSLPGSEQLTNLDLSSLFSNVSGSSGTSPASVGVGGSHSISSGTFTMDLSLVTSGILAIEPSAVGGAALAVSNGTAARPADPLGIEMGPRRSLGGAVGGDVLPPQGTLNLDDVQSVTPEALGALTSLAVRAPGSLSEPALEQPLGALGMEPAASLAVAPVSELLASPTKPAEAGGHRGLGTRSGVQNGGSARTDYRAIQLAKRRKLICPALSGDSGASQRKAKGAKSTPSSARYSEGGAAASFGGLHLRDSSAQFVQIQLLQDEPGSDGDLAFQLTSQPSASHSQLTVDLPVNILQETTVSTEENSGSDDSQFTESTINLQDLE
- the pdrg1 gene encoding p53 and DNA damage-regulated protein 1 isoform X2 codes for the protein MDWESQRVVDYLTEVEEAAEQVLTTKQQMIDLDMKRNGNREALNALRKMCSDKVKVCFGNTFIKLPKSTAKEMIQKDQDQLDSELNHLRQGLKANVNHLNKTQGKPELRGYNLLPLSTEEMKPIESVLKL